One genomic region from Stackebrandtia nassauensis DSM 44728 encodes:
- a CDS encoding NUDIX hydrolase → MRDYRDPVNGQLRPTCVGCGWVYYPCNPLAAIAVVETDEGIVMTHPAGGMPQAPASLPGDYIEYGETPESCLARAVWEQTGFEVETVAELVRFLQLGTSFGPALMFGFRVRVVGGRLRTDGPEGPAAVYPLNEMPALIPVRQANRRVMDAYLATRI, encoded by the coding sequence TTGCGGGACTATCGCGATCCGGTCAACGGGCAGTTGCGGCCGACGTGTGTGGGGTGCGGCTGGGTGTACTACCCGTGTAATCCGCTCGCGGCGATCGCGGTGGTGGAGACCGACGAGGGCATCGTCATGACCCATCCGGCGGGTGGGATGCCGCAGGCTCCGGCCTCGCTGCCGGGTGACTACATCGAGTACGGCGAGACGCCGGAGTCCTGTCTGGCGCGGGCGGTGTGGGAGCAGACCGGGTTCGAGGTGGAGACGGTGGCCGAGCTGGTGCGGTTCCTGCAGTTGGGGACGTCATTCGGGCCCGCGCTCATGTTCGGGTTTCGGGTGCGGGTCGTCGGGGGCAGGTTGCGGACGGACGGGCCGGAGGGGCCAGCGGCGGTGTACCCGCTCAACGAGATGCCCGCGCTGATTCCGGTGCGGCAGGCCAATCGGCGGGTGATGGACGCGTATCTGGCCACCCGGATCTGA
- the hrpB gene encoding ATP-dependent helicase HrpB yields the protein MLPEPATVPGGDLPVRHVLPELREALDGNGRAVLVAPPGSGKTTLVPLALADHLDGRVIVAEPRRVAVRAAARRMAALSGTRLGEEIGYTVRGDRKTSARTRVEVVTTGVLVQRLHRDPELPGVAAIVVDECHERHLDTDLALGFAVDVRANLRDDLRLLATSATARAEKLASFMGTATPIVTATASPHPITTVWAPPARPVSPPHGLWVDPKLLDHVAATVHKALAEREGDVLVFLPGAGEIDKVAARLSTVPDVDVLTLHGRQDSRQQDAALQPGARRRVVLASAVAESSLTVPGVRVVVDAGLSREPRVDHARGLPSLVTVRVSRDSATQRAGRAAREAPGTVYRCWPEFEHDRLPAYPRPEIATADLTAFILHLARWGGEVPLLDRPADSATETAMSTLRTLGAVDGTGTITQRGEALAAIGTHPRLARALLDGADSIGARQSCEVVALLSADTSPSTDDLAAELRALRQRRDRAWQTETRRLESSLPKRLADATRPAAPRSADQAAALIVGLAFPERLARRTTPDGRVYLMTGGTQAELAPGSRVSGVEWLAIASADRQPGRAAARVRLAAPCDPETALAAAAPLLTETRDIAWRDGDVRAHRRESLGAITLVERPLTPKPDEASAALRDGLRAEGLNLLRPSREAETLRSRLAFCRHVFGDPWPDVDDAALLLRLDDWLGPELAKARRRADLERADVASALRRLLPWEQAAALDRVAPSRVTVPSGSKLAVDYTDPTAPKLAGKLQEFFGWTTTPTIADGRAKLVVHLLSPAGRPAAVTGDLESFWRTGYPQVRAELRGRYPKHPWPEDPTTAEATSRVKRR from the coding sequence CTGCTTCCCGAACCCGCGACCGTGCCCGGCGGTGACCTGCCGGTCCGCCACGTTCTGCCGGAACTTCGCGAAGCCTTGGACGGCAACGGTCGCGCCGTGCTGGTCGCGCCGCCGGGCTCCGGCAAGACCACGCTGGTTCCGTTGGCGCTCGCCGATCACCTGGACGGGCGCGTCATCGTCGCCGAGCCCCGGCGGGTCGCGGTGCGGGCCGCCGCCCGACGGATGGCCGCGCTGAGCGGCACCCGGCTCGGCGAGGAGATCGGCTACACCGTGCGCGGCGACCGCAAGACCTCGGCGCGCACCCGCGTCGAGGTCGTGACCACGGGCGTCCTGGTGCAGCGGCTGCACCGCGACCCGGAACTGCCCGGCGTCGCCGCGATCGTCGTCGACGAATGCCACGAACGCCACCTCGACACCGACCTGGCGCTCGGTTTCGCCGTCGACGTGCGCGCCAACCTGCGCGACGATCTGCGGCTGCTGGCGACGTCGGCGACCGCGCGCGCCGAGAAACTCGCCTCGTTCATGGGCACGGCCACACCCATCGTCACCGCCACCGCCTCGCCGCACCCGATCACCACCGTGTGGGCACCACCGGCCCGACCCGTGTCACCGCCGCACGGCCTGTGGGTCGACCCGAAGCTGCTCGACCACGTCGCCGCCACCGTCCACAAGGCTCTCGCCGAGCGCGAGGGCGACGTCCTGGTGTTCCTGCCCGGAGCCGGGGAGATCGACAAGGTCGCCGCACGCCTGTCCACTGTGCCCGACGTCGACGTCCTCACCCTGCACGGCCGCCAGGACTCCCGCCAACAGGACGCCGCGCTCCAGCCCGGCGCGCGGCGGCGGGTGGTGCTGGCCAGCGCCGTCGCCGAATCCAGCCTCACCGTTCCCGGCGTGCGCGTCGTCGTCGACGCCGGACTGTCGCGCGAACCCCGCGTCGACCACGCCCGGGGACTGCCGAGCCTGGTGACCGTGCGGGTGTCGCGGGACTCGGCCACCCAGCGCGCCGGTCGAGCCGCCCGCGAGGCGCCCGGCACCGTCTACCGCTGCTGGCCCGAGTTCGAGCACGACCGGCTGCCCGCCTACCCGCGGCCCGAGATCGCCACCGCCGACCTGACCGCGTTCATCCTGCACCTGGCGCGGTGGGGCGGCGAGGTTCCGCTGCTGGACCGTCCGGCCGACTCCGCCACCGAAACCGCCATGTCCACATTGCGCACGCTCGGTGCGGTGGACGGCACCGGCACCATAACCCAGCGCGGCGAAGCGTTGGCGGCCATCGGCACCCATCCGCGACTGGCCCGCGCGCTGCTGGACGGTGCCGACTCCATCGGGGCCCGGCAGTCCTGCGAGGTCGTCGCGCTGCTGTCGGCCGACACGTCACCGTCCACGGACGACCTCGCCGCCGAACTGCGCGCACTGCGGCAACGCCGCGACCGCGCCTGGCAGACCGAGACCCGCCGCCTCGAATCCAGCCTCCCCAAACGCCTGGCCGACGCCACCCGGCCAGCCGCCCCACGCTCAGCCGACCAGGCCGCCGCCCTCATCGTCGGGCTGGCCTTCCCGGAACGGTTGGCCCGCCGCACCACCCCCGACGGTCGCGTCTACCTCATGACCGGCGGCACCCAGGCCGAGCTCGCGCCGGGCTCCCGAGTCTCCGGAGTGGAATGGCTCGCCATCGCCAGCGCCGACCGGCAGCCCGGCCGGGCCGCCGCCCGGGTCCGGCTGGCCGCCCCCTGCGACCCCGAGACCGCTCTGGCCGCCGCCGCGCCGCTGCTCACCGAAACCCGCGACATCGCCTGGCGCGACGGCGATGTCCGGGCCCACCGCCGCGAAAGCCTCGGCGCGATCACCCTCGTCGAACGCCCACTCACCCCCAAGCCCGACGAAGCCAGCGCCGCTCTGCGCGACGGACTGCGCGCCGAAGGCCTCAACCTGCTGCGCCCCAGCCGCGAAGCCGAAACCCTGCGCTCCCGGCTCGCGTTCTGCCGCCACGTCTTCGGGGACCCATGGCCCGATGTGGACGACGCCGCGCTGCTGCTGCGCCTCGACGACTGGCTCGGCCCCGAACTGGCCAAGGCCCGCCGCCGCGCCGACCTGGAACGCGCCGACGTCGCCAGCGCGCTGCGGCGGCTGCTGCCGTGGGAACAGGCCGCCGCCCTCGACCGGGTCGCTCCGTCCCGCGTCACCGTCCCCAGTGGCTCCAAGCTCGCCGTCGACTACACCGACCCGACCGCCCCGAAGCTCGCGGGCAAACTGCAGGAGTTCTTCGGCTGGACCACCACCCCCACGATCGCCGACGGCCGCGCCAAGCTCGTCGTGCACCTGCTGTCACCCGCTGGCCGTCCCGCCGCCGTCACCGGTGACCTGGAATCGTTCTGGCGCACCGGCTACCCGCAGGTTCGCGCCGAGCTGCGCGGCCGCTACCCCAAACACCCGTGGCCCGAGGACCCCACCACCGCCGAGGCCACCAGCCGCGTCAAACGCCGCTGA
- a CDS encoding WXG100 family type VII secretion target: MTAFDKLTVEDVEAIGAADDPDAMDRNARAAAHLWSAYEYAKNSFGSHFTELRQHWNGAVAARFAQEAQIVHDDVNEMGTVLQAHTDALPVVAETMRRLKDDSKQLADEYRGKRAAFEQQPPEQALPKIQKLDQEYGEKSRARLLEANNTYHQYNNGYLAPPQEFRGVLPDNAQPQLQGSPSLPSAPPPTTPVAAPPSTVVATPPVPGALPPMTVIPPRPIVAPPPMTPRSLVGTPGLGIVRNPPAAMPRTTMVAPPSATPRAVPRTGVASTIPAHPRPAVVRPVTTVTGPRPGVLGRPPIAVRPPVPPRTLTSPLVTAGRATPQARATVVATEAARTYQWTRNPLVRAATVPSVTPKPPAPAAPPTPQWTRAPIVAAVEPAAPAPPATPTRPATPEWGRTPWVRPAEGSAVYPSRIDPPAEEPETEPTTAEADEPLLNPITLSRLLAEATPAERERLLAVESAKLARIQAAAKAQQEPEK, encoded by the coding sequence ATGACCGCGTTCGACAAACTGACGGTGGAGGACGTCGAGGCCATCGGCGCGGCCGACGACCCCGACGCCATGGACCGCAACGCCCGCGCGGCGGCACACCTGTGGAGCGCCTACGAGTACGCCAAGAACAGCTTCGGCTCCCACTTCACCGAACTGCGTCAGCACTGGAACGGCGCGGTGGCGGCCCGGTTCGCGCAGGAAGCCCAGATCGTCCACGACGACGTCAACGAGATGGGCACGGTGCTACAGGCGCACACCGACGCGCTGCCGGTCGTCGCCGAGACCATGCGTCGGCTCAAGGACGACTCCAAGCAGCTGGCCGACGAATACCGCGGCAAGCGGGCCGCCTTCGAGCAGCAGCCGCCGGAGCAGGCGCTGCCAAAGATCCAGAAGCTGGACCAGGAGTACGGCGAGAAGTCGCGGGCGCGGCTGCTCGAGGCCAACAACACCTATCACCAGTACAACAACGGGTATCTCGCGCCGCCGCAGGAGTTCCGGGGCGTGCTGCCCGACAACGCGCAGCCGCAGCTTCAGGGCTCGCCCAGCCTGCCGTCTGCGCCGCCGCCGACCACACCGGTCGCCGCGCCACCGTCCACTGTCGTCGCCACTCCGCCGGTGCCCGGGGCGCTGCCGCCGATGACGGTCATCCCGCCGCGTCCCATCGTCGCCCCGCCACCCATGACACCCCGAAGCCTTGTCGGCACGCCCGGACTGGGAATCGTCCGGAACCCACCAGCGGCCATGCCCCGCACCACGATGGTGGCGCCTCCGTCGGCGACGCCGCGCGCCGTGCCTCGCACCGGCGTCGCCTCGACGATTCCCGCACACCCCCGGCCCGCGGTGGTACGGCCGGTCACGACGGTGACCGGACCGCGGCCGGGGGTGTTGGGGCGGCCTCCCATCGCCGTCCGGCCCCCGGTGCCGCCCCGGACGCTGACCTCGCCGCTGGTCACGGCGGGGCGCGCGACACCCCAGGCGCGCGCGACGGTGGTGGCAACCGAGGCGGCGCGGACCTACCAGTGGACCCGCAATCCCCTGGTGCGCGCGGCCACCGTGCCGTCGGTGACGCCGAAACCCCCGGCCCCGGCCGCCCCGCCGACTCCGCAGTGGACACGGGCCCCCATCGTGGCGGCCGTCGAACCCGCGGCCCCCGCGCCGCCCGCGACCCCCACGCGCCCAGCCACTCCCGAGTGGGGCCGCACCCCGTGGGTGCGCCCGGCCGAGGGATCGGCGGTGTACCCGTCGCGGATCGACCCGCCCGCCGAGGAACCCGAGACCGAGCCAACGACGGCCGAAGCCGACGAACCGCTGCTCAACCCGATCACGCTGTCGCGGCTGCTCGCCGAGGCCACCCCGGCCGAACGCGAGCGGCTGCTGGCCGTCGAATCGGCCAAGCTCGCACGCATCCAGGCGGCGGCCAAGGCGCAGCAGGAACCGGAGAAGTAG
- a CDS encoding AfsR/SARP family transcriptional regulator gives MFLSVLGPLTADIDGQDVPVPAGMQRLLLAALLHRVRRPVSIDTLAEALWPDETPTKPDKAIQLYVHRLRKLLGDPGRIIHGPAGYSLIASRSELDWQCFEDLLRTAREARHAGSWDTATHRYVEALALWRSDPYEDVPGCHLLTPEIQRLTSLRVEARVEQAEVMVDRGRHVEAEPVISRLLSEFPHREGLYALLMLAYYRAGRVGEALDVYRTAQRLLADELGVDPGPKLNTVHRAILNRSPGLDGTAAAPASPVPAQLPAPISALAGREAEIEELTRADTPGRRGLVRAVDGMAGVGKSTLAIAAAHRLAPRYPDGQLFADLRGFTPGVEPSQPGEVLGRLLEGLGVTGDRLPHDTEARAGLWRGMSRGKRILLLLDNAVDANQLRPLLPADPGCLAIVTSRRRLTDLDDVRNLTLDVLPKPAAVQLFTNVVGASRLSDQEALDEVLASCGGLPLALRLTASRFRDRPSWTLSQLAERLRRDRPEVLSSDGVASAFGIAYERLSDERRRLFRRLSLHPGVDIGSAAAAALAESGDAENELEALVDTHLLLSPDFGRYRFHDLMRRYAESLVTDTEPAADREAALRRLTDHYLGSTRNAVEAAGLAPALPTTGLASGSGAADPGEPSGHAEAETFPDAASALSWLDTERANLVAVTRRAAEHGWTDHVVALATLLARYLSAGTHAGEELTVHRLAARMAAERGDTPAQAIAWHHLGGTYLALGQRDKALAYYGEALVVFQETGDDRAEAVARHAVANALDMGDQLVESLEHRERALELATKTADAVGQCRAHLGLAISLRRLGRYPASGEHCQRALDIAVEAGHHAYHAAAHEHLGHLRLACREYPAAVEAFEQALDRYRDSGNRRGEYQSLNGLGRSLCALGEIDAALEHQRQAMDIVRDTDDPNAKLEGHLWLGEALAAAGQPRDARRHLDTALELAAKLGQPEDERQCRALLATLDR, from the coding sequence ATGTTCCTGTCAGTGCTCGGTCCGTTAACGGCCGACATCGACGGGCAGGACGTGCCGGTGCCCGCGGGGATGCAGCGGCTGCTGTTGGCGGCGCTGCTGCACCGGGTGCGGCGGCCGGTGTCCATCGACACCCTGGCCGAGGCACTGTGGCCCGACGAGACGCCCACCAAGCCGGACAAGGCGATCCAGCTGTACGTCCACCGGCTGCGCAAGCTCCTGGGTGACCCGGGCCGGATCATCCACGGCCCGGCCGGGTACAGCCTCATCGCGTCGCGGTCCGAACTGGACTGGCAGTGTTTCGAGGACCTGCTGCGCACCGCCCGCGAGGCGAGGCACGCGGGATCGTGGGACACCGCCACCCACCGGTACGTCGAAGCGTTGGCGCTGTGGCGATCCGACCCCTACGAGGACGTGCCCGGCTGCCACCTGCTGACCCCGGAGATCCAGCGCCTCACCAGTCTGCGGGTGGAGGCCCGGGTCGAGCAGGCCGAGGTGATGGTCGACAGGGGACGGCACGTCGAGGCCGAGCCGGTGATCTCGCGGCTGCTGTCGGAGTTCCCGCACCGCGAGGGGCTGTACGCGCTGCTCATGCTGGCGTACTACCGGGCCGGACGGGTCGGCGAGGCTCTGGACGTGTACCGCACGGCGCAGCGGCTGCTGGCCGACGAGCTGGGCGTCGATCCCGGACCGAAGCTCAACACGGTGCACCGCGCGATCCTCAACCGCAGCCCGGGGCTGGACGGCACCGCCGCCGCCCCCGCGTCGCCGGTCCCGGCGCAGCTTCCGGCGCCGATCTCGGCGCTGGCCGGTCGCGAAGCCGAGATCGAGGAACTGACCCGCGCCGATACCCCGGGCCGCCGCGGCCTGGTGCGCGCCGTCGACGGCATGGCGGGCGTCGGGAAGTCCACACTGGCCATCGCCGCCGCGCACCGGCTCGCGCCCCGGTACCCGGACGGCCAGCTGTTCGCCGACCTGCGCGGCTTCACCCCCGGCGTGGAACCCAGCCAGCCCGGCGAGGTCCTGGGGCGGCTGCTGGAAGGGCTCGGCGTCACCGGCGACCGGCTGCCCCACGACACCGAGGCACGCGCGGGCCTGTGGCGGGGCATGTCGCGCGGCAAGCGGATCCTGTTGCTGCTGGACAACGCGGTGGACGCGAACCAGTTGCGGCCGTTGCTGCCCGCCGATCCCGGCTGTCTGGCCATCGTCACCAGCCGCCGTCGGCTCACCGATCTCGACGACGTTCGCAACCTCACCCTCGACGTCCTGCCCAAGCCTGCCGCCGTGCAGCTGTTCACCAACGTGGTCGGCGCATCCCGGCTGAGCGACCAGGAGGCACTGGACGAGGTGCTGGCCAGCTGCGGCGGCCTGCCGTTGGCGTTGCGGCTGACGGCGTCCCGCTTCCGTGACCGGCCATCATGGACGCTGTCGCAGTTGGCCGAACGGCTGCGTCGCGACCGCCCCGAGGTGCTCTCCAGCGACGGTGTCGCCAGTGCCTTCGGCATCGCCTACGAACGGCTCAGCGACGAGCGGCGGCGGCTGTTTCGGCGGCTCAGCCTCCATCCCGGTGTCGACATCGGATCCGCTGCCGCCGCCGCGCTGGCGGAATCCGGCGACGCCGAGAACGAGCTGGAAGCGTTGGTGGACACGCATCTGCTGCTGTCACCGGACTTCGGCCGCTACCGGTTCCACGACCTGATGCGCCGCTATGCCGAATCGCTGGTCACCGACACCGAACCGGCCGCCGACCGCGAGGCGGCTTTGCGTCGGCTGACCGACCACTATCTGGGCTCGACCCGAAACGCCGTCGAAGCAGCGGGTCTGGCCCCGGCGCTGCCCACTACCGGGCTGGCCAGCGGGAGCGGCGCGGCCGACCCCGGTGAGCCGTCCGGACACGCCGAGGCCGAGACCTTCCCCGACGCCGCCTCGGCACTGTCCTGGCTGGACACCGAACGCGCCAACCTCGTCGCCGTCACCCGTCGCGCCGCCGAGCACGGCTGGACCGACCACGTCGTGGCCCTCGCGACGCTTTTGGCCCGGTACCTGTCGGCCGGAACGCATGCGGGCGAGGAACTGACCGTGCACCGACTCGCCGCCCGCATGGCCGCCGAACGCGGCGACACCCCCGCCCAGGCCATCGCCTGGCACCACCTCGGCGGCACCTACCTGGCGCTGGGCCAACGCGACAAGGCACTGGCCTACTACGGCGAGGCCCTCGTCGTGTTCCAGGAGACCGGCGACGACCGCGCCGAGGCCGTCGCCCGCCACGCCGTCGCCAACGCCCTCGACATGGGCGACCAGCTCGTCGAGTCGCTGGAACACCGCGAACGGGCACTGGAACTGGCCACCAAGACCGCCGACGCCGTCGGACAGTGCCGCGCCCACCTGGGGCTGGCGATCTCACTGCGCAGGCTCGGCCGATACCCGGCCTCCGGCGAGCATTGCCAACGCGCCCTTGACATCGCCGTCGAAGCCGGACACCACGCCTACCACGCCGCCGCGCACGAGCACCTCGGCCACCTCCGGCTGGCCTGCCGCGAGTACCCGGCGGCCGTCGAGGCGTTCGAACAGGCCCTGGACCGGTACCGCGACTCCGGCAACCGGCGCGGCGAATACCAGTCGCTCAACGGATTGGGCCGATCCCTGTGCGCGCTCGGCGAGATCGACGCCGCCCTGGAGCACCAGCGGCAGGCCATGGACATCGTGCGCGACACCGACGATCCCAACGCCAAACTGGAGGGTCACCTGTGGCTCGGCGAGGCGCTGGCCGCCGCCGGGCAACCGCGCGACGCCCGCCGCCACCTCGACACCGCCCTGGAGCTGGCCGCGAAACTCGGCCAGCCGGAGGACGAACGACAGTGCCGGGCGCTGCTGGCGACACTGGATCGCTAG
- a CDS encoding ABC transporter ATP-binding protein, which translates to MSEETAKVKPLATLKRGLALSPELRRGLGVTLLLALIATIGKGVVPVAIQQGIDKGLLGENGPDAEVVTTVAVTGVVVLLVSVVAGYLMNVRLFTVSETALASLRTRTFRHIHDLSMLHQQGERRGALTARVTTDVDTISRFLQFGGIILIVNSGQIIMATVVMFIYSPLLAAVVWLCFLPLVWVVRFLQRQLAAAYKAVRERVGVMLGGIAETVVGAPVIRSYGVAGRTSERLDESIDGFRHAQFGALKRSVWSFTAGETINGLAISAVIVAGVFLGAGGNLTVGELTAFLFLVTLFVQPLMMATETLNEAQNAISGWGRVLDILETEPDVADPGPNGKDLPQGAVSVDFDGVEFAYPGGPTVLSDVNVRLSAQTTVAVVGETGSGKTTFAKLLTRLMDPAAGTISLSGIPLTEVTFASLRRRVVMVPQEGFLFDANVADNVRFADAELTDAELYVAFSELGLADWIDNLPHGLDTQVGERGESLSVGERQLVALARAYVADPDLLVLDEATSAVDPATEVRLARALETVTRGRTTVVIAHRLSTAEAADEVLVFDAGRLVQRGPHRELVTQEGSIYAGLHNSWVAQTR; encoded by the coding sequence ATGAGCGAGGAAACCGCGAAGGTCAAACCGCTGGCCACCCTCAAACGCGGCCTGGCGCTGTCGCCGGAGCTGCGGCGCGGCCTGGGTGTCACGCTGTTGCTGGCGCTCATCGCCACCATCGGCAAGGGCGTGGTGCCGGTGGCGATCCAGCAGGGCATCGACAAGGGACTGCTCGGCGAGAACGGCCCCGACGCCGAGGTCGTCACGACCGTCGCCGTCACCGGGGTCGTGGTGCTGCTGGTGTCGGTGGTGGCCGGATACCTCATGAACGTGCGCCTGTTCACCGTGTCCGAGACCGCGCTGGCCTCGTTGCGCACCAGGACTTTCCGGCACATCCACGACCTGTCGATGCTGCACCAGCAGGGGGAGCGGCGCGGCGCGCTGACCGCGCGGGTCACCACCGACGTCGACACGATCAGCCGGTTCCTCCAGTTCGGCGGCATCATCCTTATCGTCAACAGTGGACAGATCATCATGGCCACGGTCGTGATGTTCATCTACTCGCCGCTGTTGGCCGCGGTGGTGTGGCTGTGCTTCCTGCCGCTGGTGTGGGTGGTGCGGTTCCTGCAACGGCAACTGGCCGCGGCCTACAAGGCGGTGCGCGAACGCGTCGGCGTCATGCTGGGCGGCATCGCCGAGACCGTCGTGGGCGCGCCGGTGATCCGCTCCTACGGGGTCGCCGGACGCACCAGCGAACGCCTCGACGAGTCCATCGACGGTTTCCGGCACGCCCAGTTCGGCGCCCTGAAACGCAGCGTGTGGAGCTTCACCGCCGGTGAGACCATCAACGGCCTGGCGATCTCGGCGGTCATCGTCGCCGGGGTCTTCCTCGGCGCGGGCGGCAACCTCACCGTCGGCGAGCTGACGGCGTTCCTGTTCCTGGTGACGCTGTTCGTGCAACCGCTCATGATGGCCACCGAGACCCTCAACGAGGCGCAGAACGCGATCTCCGGCTGGGGGCGGGTGCTGGACATCCTGGAGACCGAACCCGACGTCGCCGACCCGGGACCCAACGGCAAGGACCTGCCACAAGGGGCGGTGTCGGTGGACTTCGACGGTGTGGAGTTCGCCTATCCGGGCGGACCGACGGTACTGTCCGATGTGAACGTCCGGCTGTCGGCGCAGACCACCGTTGCCGTCGTCGGCGAGACCGGCAGCGGCAAGACCACCTTCGCGAAACTGCTGACCCGGCTGATGGACCCGGCGGCCGGAACCATCTCGCTGTCGGGGATCCCGCTCACCGAGGTCACCTTCGCGTCGCTGCGGCGTCGCGTCGTCATGGTGCCGCAGGAGGGTTTCCTGTTCGACGCCAACGTCGCCGACAACGTCCGCTTCGCCGACGCGGAACTGACCGACGCCGAACTGTACGTGGCGTTCTCGGAGCTGGGGCTGGCCGACTGGATCGACAACCTGCCGCACGGCCTGGACACCCAGGTCGGCGAACGCGGCGAGTCGCTGAGCGTCGGCGAACGGCAGCTGGTGGCGCTGGCGCGCGCCTATGTCGCCGACCCGGACCTGCTCGTCCTCGACGAGGCCACCAGCGCCGTCGACCCGGCCACCGAGGTACGGCTGGCCCGCGCCCTGGAGACCGTCACGCGGGGCCGGACCACCGTCGTCATCGCGCACCGGTTGTCGACCGCCGAGGCGGCCGACGAGGTGCTGGTGTTCGACGCGGGACGTCTCGTCCAACGTGGACCACACCGCGAGCTGGTGACCCAGGAGGGTTCGATCTACGCGGGGCTGCACAACTCCTGGGTGGCGCAGACCCGGTGA
- a CDS encoding ABC transporter ATP-binding protein, producing the protein MIGRGMRVLLRAIRMEPFMFTLGALGAIVHSGTTIAGAFVSGAIVDMVVVPSVENGEPALAALAIAVVVLIFVSLLKIAGMISRRLGAGAMQFRLQARHRRLVTRRYLGLPVSWHQKHQTGTLLSNANADVEAAFVPIAPLPFAVGTLVMLAAAMVALFATDWALALVGTLIFPALFLLNVVYSRKMSPRMTRAQQLRAEVSAVAHESFDGALVVKTMGREAEETTRFNVSADELRDSLIRVGRLRGLFDPIMSALPDIGTLAVLVVGVWRLSSGAIGVAEIVSVTFLFSVLAFPVRAITWVLADLPASVVGWERVHGVLKATGDMTYGNGALDREGPARLAFDSVSFSYEDGTKVLRDVTFDVAPGKTIALVGPTGSGKSTIASLATRLIDPDGGVIRVDETDSRTLKHAELAASVALVPQVPFVFDDDVRGNITLGRDLGSSDPDEQVWNSLRIAQADGFVAKLDDGLDTQVGERGTSLSGGQRQRLTLARALAGRPRLLIMDDATSAVDPKVESAILAGLKDSDNPASVLVVAYRRATIALADEVVYLEGGTVVARGSHETLLAKVPGYANLVTAYERAEAERAAEGEFIDDSEVSA; encoded by the coding sequence ATCATCGGGCGCGGCATGCGGGTGCTGCTGCGCGCGATCCGCATGGAACCGTTCATGTTCACGCTCGGCGCACTGGGAGCCATCGTCCACTCCGGCACCACGATCGCGGGGGCGTTCGTGTCCGGTGCCATCGTGGACATGGTCGTCGTGCCCTCCGTCGAGAACGGTGAACCCGCGCTGGCCGCGCTGGCGATCGCGGTGGTCGTCCTCATCTTCGTGAGCCTCCTCAAGATCGCGGGCATGATCTCGCGGCGGCTGGGTGCCGGAGCCATGCAGTTCCGGTTGCAGGCCCGGCATCGCCGCCTGGTGACCCGCCGCTACCTGGGCCTGCCGGTGTCGTGGCACCAGAAGCACCAGACCGGCACGCTGCTGTCGAACGCCAACGCCGACGTGGAGGCCGCGTTCGTGCCGATCGCGCCGCTGCCGTTCGCCGTCGGCACCCTGGTGATGCTGGCCGCCGCGATGGTGGCGCTGTTCGCCACCGACTGGGCGCTGGCGCTGGTCGGCACCCTGATCTTCCCGGCGTTGTTCCTGCTCAACGTCGTGTACTCCCGCAAGATGTCGCCGCGCATGACCCGGGCGCAGCAGCTGCGCGCCGAGGTCTCGGCCGTGGCGCACGAGAGCTTCGACGGCGCGCTCGTCGTCAAGACCATGGGCCGCGAGGCCGAGGAGACCACCCGCTTCAACGTCTCGGCCGACGAGCTGCGCGACTCGCTGATCCGGGTGGGACGGCTGCGCGGTCTGTTCGACCCGATCATGTCGGCGCTGCCCGACATCGGGACGCTCGCGGTGCTGGTCGTGGGCGTGTGGCGGCTGTCCTCGGGTGCCATCGGGGTGGCCGAGATCGTCTCGGTGACGTTCCTGTTCTCGGTGCTGGCCTTCCCGGTCCGCGCCATCACCTGGGTGCTGGCCGACCTGCCTGCCAGCGTCGTGGGCTGGGAGCGGGTGCACGGCGTCCTGAAGGCCACCGGCGACATGACCTACGGCAACGGTGCCCTGGACCGCGAGGGCCCGGCCCGGCTCGCGTTCGACTCGGTCTCGTTCTCCTACGAGGACGGCACCAAGGTGCTGCGGGACGTGACCTTCGACGTCGCGCCGGGCAAGACCATCGCCCTGGTCGGTCCCACCGGTTCCGGCAAGTCGACGATCGCCTCGCTGGCGACGCGGCTCATCGACCCCGACGGCGGCGTGATCCGCGTCGACGAGACCGACTCGCGCACCCTCAAGCACGCCGAACTGGCCGCCAGCGTCGCCCTGGTGCCGCAGGTGCCGTTCGTGTTCGACGACGACGTGCGCGGCAACATCACGCTGGGCCGCGACCTGGGCTCGTCCGACCCCGACGAGCAGGTGTGGAACTCGCTGCGCATCGCGCAGGCCGACGGTTTCGTCGCCAAACTCGACGACGGCCTCGACACCCAGGTCGGCGAGCGCGGCACCTCGCTGTCGGGCGGGCAGCGGCAGCGCCTCACCCTGGCCCGCGCCCTGGCCGGACGGCCGCGACTGCTCATCATGGACGACGCCACCAGCGCCGTCGACCCCAAAGTGGAATCGGCGATCCTGGCCGGTCTGAAGGACAGCGACAACCCCGCCAGCGTCCTGGTGGTGGCCTACCGGCGCGCGACCATCGCACTGGCCGACGAGGTCGTGTACCTCGAGGGCGGGACCGTGGTCGCCCGCGGCAGCCACGAAACCCTGCTGGCCAAGGTTCCCGGCTACGCCAACCTGGTCACCGCCTACGAACGCGCCGAGGCCGAACGCGCCGCCGAGGGCGAATTCATTGACGACTCGGAGGTGTCGGCATGA